The Microcebus murinus isolate Inina chromosome 1, M.murinus_Inina_mat1.0, whole genome shotgun sequence genome includes a region encoding these proteins:
- the LOC142871268 gene encoding threonylcarbamoyl-AMP synthase, producing MSPALRCRGMRAAVVASVGLSEGPVDSRSGRLLRPPSPAPAAPGARLLRLPGSGAGQAASPERAGWTEALRAAVAELRAGAVLAVPTDTLYGLACSASCSTALRDVYRLKGRSEAKPLAVCLGRVADVYRYCHVRVPEELLKDLLPGPVTLVMERSEALNKDLNPFTPLVGIRIPDHAFMQDLAQMFGGPLALTSANLSSQSSSLNVEEFQDLWPHLSLVIDGGPIGDGQSPECRLGSTVVDLSVPGKFGIIRPGCALESTTAILQQKYGLLPSHGSC from the coding sequence ATGTCTCCGGCGCTTCGTTGCAGGGGTATGAGGGCCGCGGTGGTTGCCAGCGTGGGGCTGAGCGAGGGGCCCGTGGACTCCCGGAGCGGCCGCCTCCTCCGCCCGCCAAGCCCCGCTCCGGCGGCGCCGGGGGCCCGGCTGTTGCGGCTCCCAGGGAGCGGAGCCGGGCAAGCCGCGAGCCCCGAGCGCGCCGGCTGGACCGAGGCGCTGCGGGCCGCCGTGGCCGAGCTGCGCGCGGGCGCCGTGTTGGCCGTCCCCACCGATACGCTGTACGGCCTGGCCTGCTCGGCGAGTTGCTCGACGGCACTGCGCGATGTGTACCGCCTCAAGGGCCGCAGCGAGGCCAAGCCGCTGGCCGTGTGCCTGGGCCGCGTGGCCGACGTCTACAGGTACTGCCATGTGAGAGTACCTGAGGAGCTCCTGAAAGACCTGTTGCCAGGCCCAGTGACCCTGGTGATGGAACGCTCCGAGGCTCTCAACAAGGATCTGAACCCCTTTACTCCCCTTGTAGGCATCCGGATTCCTGACCATGCCTTTATGCAAGACTTGGCCCAGATGTTTGGGGGACCTCTTGCTCTCACTAGTGCCAACCTCAGCTCCCAGAGCAGTTCTCTGAATGTCGAGGAGTTCCAAGACCTCTGGCCTCATTTGTCCTTGGTCATTGATGGGGGACCAATTGGGGATGGCCAGAGCCCTGAGTGTCGCCTTGGCTCCACTGTGGTTGATTTATCTGTACCTGGAAAGTTTGGCATCATTCGTCCAGGCTGTGCCCTGGAAAGTACGACAGCCATCCTCCAACAGAAATATGGGCTGCTTCCCTCACATGGATCCTGCTAG